The Candidatus Poribacteria bacterium genome segment CAACTCGCTCGTAGGTGTGTGATGCCGCGATTTCCTCGCTAAATTTTGTATGCTGCCCGTCGCCCCAATCCCATTGTACTTCGGAAATCCCGTAATGTGTGTCGCTGGATTGACTGGCATCAACGGTGATCTGCCCGCCGAAAAGATCGCCCGCATCTGCAGCGACAACTTCAAATAGTGCAATGAGTTCATGTCCGGGTGGATTTACGGCGATCTCTAGGGTTCTGTTTGAGGAGTTACGAATGAAGCCAACCTCAGCTTTTCCTTCGTACAAAACTGTTCCACCTTTTAACACTTCGACTGTTACTAACTGATTAGGTCCAAAATGGACTTCACTGAGAGCAATTTCCTCAACTAGCTGACTTGTGGGCTTGATAGAAAGATTTCGCTCGGATGTGATTGTTGCCACATTGGGTCCGGTAATTGTAATTCGTACCACGTATTCCCCTGCTTCTTTCACGTTTGAGAAGTTGACTGGGATTATTGCTGCTATTTCATCTTGAACCTCATCGCCCTCACCGCAACCTAACAAACATAGAGTAAAACTGACGTATATGAGTATTATCAAAACTGAAGTGAATTGCACTATTGTCTCCTTCATATTATAGTAAACACGAGAAATAAGAGGACATTTACCAATAACTCCGAGCCGCTCGAAGTTTCTGAAGTCCCCCTGACAAAGTGTCTCATTAATTCTAAGGTCCACTATAAATAGTCAAGACTTACGCATTTCACCATAAGTAGCACAGGACAAGTCCAAGAGGATCCGTCCGTACCAAGACCAGACATGACCAGGGATACCCCGCCTGTGGTTGGCTGTGTAAGTCCCAATAGTTTCAATATTTCTGCCGCCAAGCCTATTACATTTTCGAGAGATATGTTTCGCGTCCGATGACCTGTTCCAGATGATACATTCGTTCAGGCGAAGCGCTCTGGCGCATTAGCTCTGAGTGAACACTCTGAGACCTTGGATAATACCGTGGCTTGCCATCCCGCTGGAGGTAGTTATCAAGTTCAGCAATCTCCGCGTCTGTTTTTGCTCTACTCGCCACATTGAGGTCAAAGTGGCGACGACTGCACCCTCCGCCGAAGGAGGCGTGGTAAATATTGTGGTTAAAAACCACAACATCACCCGGTTCGGTTTCAACGGCGATGCACGGCACATCGCTCCCATCAATTCCCAACGCTTCATTTGAACCACGCACCTGCTCAATACGCTTGCGCCACTCCCCAAATAGGTGGCTGCCCGGTATCACACGGATACATCCCGTATCGCGTGTGAGTGGATCAAGGTAGAGATGAAATTTGGCGTAAAGCCCAACCCTGTGTGCGCCATCGGAATGCCAGCCGGTATCCCCGCTATAGTAATTCCCATCTCCACCCACGTAATTGAAATCCTCGCCTAACAGCGACCCAATCACCTCAAGCACTTTCGGATGGTCCAGAAGAGTACAGAGACGCTCACTTTGGTCGATGAAGGGAACGATCTGAGAGCGCTTTGTCCCATCATGCACCATGCCCTTCAGTTCAAAGATTGCACGATGTTCTTCCGTCATCCACTCAATATCTTCTGTGAGTAGGTTGGGAAGATAGAGATACCCGAACAGTTTGAAAAATTCACATTGCGCTGATGTCAATGCCACGGCACCCAACTCCTTTTCCTACGGTTTGCCAATATCAAGCTATATCACACCGGACCGTCCTTCATGGTTCAAACTTTTTTCACTTCCTATCAAAGATTCATCCGTAGAAACCCTGACGATTGGGGTTTGTCCTTCACTATGAGGGACGATTTAGCGTTTAGATGCCATAAGACCGATTAGGGGAGGGTTGGACAGGAACTCAGCCCAGAATGAGTTGCCCTGTTGAGCGGGCGCTAAATCGAGATCGACCCATTCAAAATCAGGAAATCTGGCAGTTTGAAAAGCCCACTGATAGGTCTCTGGCGCGAGGTAAAAATTTTTGAACTCAAACTGCTGCCCGCCTTCATTGACAAGTTTATATAAGATTATATCTCCCTCCGCGGGAGGACTAGTGCCCTCCTTTTCGAATCCATATTTGGCAAAAGAGACAGTGCCTTTAGGCGGGTTCCGAACGTTGTCATTGACCCCAACAAACCGTCCTCCCGAGCGCAGTACATTATAGCTAACTTGGCAAAAACGAAGGGGTTCTTCTCTAGTTTTGGCGTAATTCAAAAGGTACATGGCTACAACGACATCAACCGATTCAACTATCTCAAGTTCTGCCACATTTCGATTGAAGTATTTGCAGCCTAAAGGCAGATTCCTCTCCGCCTCTTCCGCCAATCGAATCATTTCAGCGGAAATATCGACGCCTGTGACTTCAGCAGCACCCGCCTGCTTAATCTTCCGGGTGTAAAAACCCTCACCACAAGCCAGATCTAGAATCCTCTTCCCTTGAACATCCCCCAACATCTTAAAAAGAGAATATTCTTCAAGATACTTCCGAAATGACAGCTGTTTGGAATCCCTGTAGGCTTCAGCGATATCATCATATTCATTTTTCGCCTGGGCCATGAATCATATTCCTCCTAGTCGAACCCAATAAAAAAATAGCATTTTTGTGTCAACAAAAAAGGGACGGATGATTCAGTCCCTTGATCCTTCCTAAAATCCGAGTGTTTTCCTAACCACATTCTTTAGTGGTTCACCCGCCTTATACCGCCTGATATTGTCGCAGAAAAACTCGATAGTACGGCGTGGGCGGTGCTGTGATCCTCCAGCGGCGTGCGGCGTGAGGATCACGTTGTCCATATCCCACAAAGGGCTATCCTCCGGAAGCGGTTCAATCTCGGTGACATCCAACCCTGCGGCAGCAATCTTCCTCTGTTTGAGAATTTCAATGAGGGCAGGTTCGTCAACAATTGGACCACGGGCAACATTGATGAAATAGGCACTCGGCTTCATCAGTGCGAGATTTTCGGCGTTAATCAGCCCCTGCGTCTCATCTGTGAGTGGACAAGCGATCATCACCACATCTGCGCGACTCATGAGATCAGGAAGCTGATCGATCGGCATCAATTCGTCAACGACATCAGGCTTATCCGTGCGGTAGGCATCGACAGAGATGACGTGCATCTCAAATCCTTTGGCGCGTCTTGCCATGTGTTGACCAATGCCGCCCATACCAACGATACCAATTGTGAAGCCACCAATCTCGATCATAGGTCTTCCACCGCCCCATTTACGCTGATCTTGATTGCGGGTGAATTGGTCGATGCCTCTTGCAAGAGCAAGCAGCAGCGCAAAACCTTGATCGGCGACGTGAGAGCCATACAACCCCGCTGCATTTGTCAAGATAACATCGCTATTTATGAGGGCAGGATGCAACGTACTATCCATCCCTGCGCTAGAGGACTGAATCCACTTCAGGTTTGACATCTGTTTGAACAGTTCCTCGTTACAGCCGCCAAAAAGGATTTCTGCGTCCGCAGCTTCCCTGACGTACTCTTCTTGCGAGTTTGCAAATACGACACTGTTTTCATCACCCGCAGCATCCCGGATGATTTGATTCAATTCTTCATCCGAATTTGGTCTTTGTACCAAAATTTTCATATACCGCCTCCATTAAAAAAATTAAGAAATAGAAAAACAAAGAAAAAAGAAATTTCCCTTTTCTGCCCTGCTACTTCACTTCCACGATGGTGATTCGGGCAATAATGCCTCAAACTCCTCAATTAGCTCGATTTCATACGCTCCGGCATACTCGTTGTTGAAGAATTTATCCATTCCTACATCCACAAGGCGTTCCCACGATTCTTCTTCGTATCCAGGATTGACCGGAAAAAACAGCGCACCAACGTCCCGAGCGGCTTTCAGATCGCCGGGGGCGTCGCCAATCATCAGGATGTGATCCGATGGATACTCCGTTTTTGATCCCATCTCTTGTCCTGCGATTACCGCAACATATTGGTCGATATTGTGTTCAGCCCATTCCCGTTTGAGTGCTTCGTTGGGGGTTGCTGACACGACAATCGCATCGGCACGTCCCTGTAGACTTTGCAGCGTCTCACGAACGCCGGGGAAAGGCGGCAAGTTGTGGACAATCTCAGCGATAGACTCATTGACTGCAAGGCTCCACTCAAGCACTTGGCTCAACTCCTCTCGCTGCGCTCCCGTTGTGTTTTCAATCACTGCTTCGAGTGTGGGATTACCGAGTTTGGTTTCCGTGTCTGACCATTCCCGAAGATACGGGAAATCTGGAATCGCAACACCAGCCTTTTGAACTTTCGGCATCTCTCGAAGAAGGTCACAGACAAGGAGGATCGCTTTGAAACGATTGCAGCCGCGCGTTGTGGAATAAAGATTCACAAAATCCCACGCTTGATGGACTTGCCGCGAAACGGCGGGAAGACCAAAGTACTTAATCAGGTTGACGCTGAAGCAGTCGTTGTGCTTGACTTCCATCGAATTGAACGCACAACCGTCCGAATCAATCCCGACAAAATAGTCATGTTTCGGTTGGAAGTTTCTCAACGCTGCTGCTGCACCTTGATCCATTCGATTCTCTCCTTTCTATTCGGACTATCAGGTAGACATAAGTTCAAACGTACATAAGATTTCTCGCTTCGCTGC includes the following:
- a CDS encoding phytanoyl-CoA dioxygenase family protein produces the protein MALTSAQCEFFKLFGYLYLPNLLTEDIEWMTEEHRAIFELKGMVHDGTKRSQIVPFIDQSERLCTLLDHPKVLEVIGSLLGEDFNYVGGDGNYYSGDTGWHSDGAHRVGLYAKFHLYLDPLTRDTGCIRVIPGSHLFGEWRKRIEQVRGSNEALGIDGSDVPCIAVETEPGDVVVFNHNIYHASFGGGCSRRHFDLNVASRAKTDAEIAELDNYLQRDGKPRYYPRSQSVHSELMRQSASPERMYHLEQVIGRETYLSKM
- a CDS encoding class I SAM-dependent methyltransferase codes for the protein MAQAKNEYDDIAEAYRDSKQLSFRKYLEEYSLFKMLGDVQGKRILDLACGEGFYTRKIKQAGAAEVTGVDISAEMIRLAEEAERNLPLGCKYFNRNVAELEIVESVDVVVAMYLLNYAKTREEPLRFCQVSYNVLRSGGRFVGVNDNVRNPPKGTVSFAKYGFEKEGTSPPAEGDIILYKLVNEGGQQFEFKNFYLAPETYQWAFQTARFPDFEWVDLDLAPAQQGNSFWAEFLSNPPLIGLMASKR
- a CDS encoding HAD hydrolase-like protein, with protein sequence MDQGAAAALRNFQPKHDYFVGIDSDGCAFNSMEVKHNDCFSVNLIKYFGLPAVSRQVHQAWDFVNLYSTTRGCNRFKAILLVCDLLREMPKVQKAGVAIPDFPYLREWSDTETKLGNPTLEAVIENTTGAQREELSQVLEWSLAVNESIAEIVHNLPPFPGVRETLQSLQGRADAIVVSATPNEALKREWAEHNIDQYVAVIAGQEMGSKTEYPSDHILMIGDAPGDLKAARDVGALFFPVNPGYEEESWERLVDVGMDKFFNNEYAGAYEIELIEEFEALLPESPSWK
- a CDS encoding D-2-hydroxyacid dehydrogenase, whose translation is MKILVQRPNSDEELNQIIRDAAGDENSVVFANSQEEYVREAADAEILFGGCNEELFKQMSNLKWIQSSSAGMDSTLHPALINSDVILTNAAGLYGSHVADQGFALLLALARGIDQFTRNQDQRKWGGGRPMIEIGGFTIGIVGMGGIGQHMARRAKGFEMHVISVDAYRTDKPDVVDELMPIDQLPDLMSRADVVMIACPLTDETQGLINAENLALMKPSAYFINVARGPIVDEPALIEILKQRKIAAAGLDVTEIEPLPEDSPLWDMDNVILTPHAAGGSQHRPRRTIEFFCDNIRRYKAGEPLKNVVRKTLGF